A single region of the Xenopus laevis strain J_2021 chromosome 4L, Xenopus_laevis_v10.1, whole genome shotgun sequence genome encodes:
- the ogn.L gene encoding osteoglycin L homeolog precursor (The RefSeq protein has 1 substitution compared to this genomic sequence), whose product MQPLPVCCSLLLLLPFILSAPSVPQQSFSHHEDYIFEGKLFQLNLQKKAQTIERNELTVVSKDRFKRDEASSNRTKTEDVDLPTCLLCVCLSGSVYCEETDIEEVPPLPKETAYLYARFNKIKKITAKDFSDFPTLRRIDLTGNLIEDIDDKAFEKLPLLEQLNLAENKLTRIPALPTKLTVFNVNDNQIKSKGIKANVFKKLTSLAYLYLANNQLESVPQNLPESLKILHLQQNNITSITDDTFCKSNDTRYIRSHMAEIRMEGNPVILGKHPNSFTCLKTLPSGSYFK is encoded by the exons ATGCAGCCATTACCTGTTTGCTGTTCCCTGCTCCTACTGCTGCCTTTCATATTGTCAGCACCCTCTGTGCCCCAGCAAAGCTTCTCTCATCATGAAGATTACATTTTCGAGGGAAAACTGTTTCAACTAAACTTACAGAAGAAGGCACAAACAATTGAG AGAAATGAGCTTACAGTGGTATCTAAAGACAGATTTAAACGAGATGAGGCCAGCAGCAACAGAACCAAAACAGAGGATGTAG ATTTACCTACATGCCTCCTTTGTGTTTGTTTGAGTGGGTCAGTTTATTGTGAAGAAACAGACATTGAGGAAGTGCCACCTTTGCCCAAGGAAACAGCGTATCTTTATGCACGCTTTAACAAAATTAAGAAAATCACAGCAAAAGACTTTTCTGATTTTC CTACCTTAAGAAGAATTGACCTAACTGGAAATTTGATAGAAGATATTGATGACAAGGCTTTTGAGAAGTTACCTTTACTAGAACAGCTCAACCTTGCTGAAAACAAACTTACAAGAATTCCAGCTTTACCAACAAAATTAACAGTATTTAACGTCAATGATAACCAAATTAAGAGTAAAGGAATTAAAGCCAATGTATTCAAG AAACTTACCAGTTTAGCCTACCTTTACTTGGCTAACAACCAGCTTGAAAGTGTACCACAGAACCTACCAGAGAGTTTAAAAATCCTTCACCTACAG cAAAATAACATAACTTCCATCACAGATGACACGTTCTGCAAATCTAATGACACACGTTACATTCGGAACCACATGGCTGAGATCAGAATGGAAGGAAATCCAGTAATATTAGGAAAGCATCCTAATAGTTTTACCTGCCTGAAAACACTGCCATCAGGCTCATATTTTAAATAG